One window of Pyrus communis chromosome 12, drPyrComm1.1, whole genome shotgun sequence genomic DNA carries:
- the LOC137711201 gene encoding NF-X1-type zinc finger protein NFXL1-like, translating into MSFHVQNERRDRSRFLAQPATQPTQPARREWVLRGTNPTTATAAVNPPPVYPNPTGNVSQPNPRFNPNNLNGNLSQPNPRFNPNNLNGNAGLPNHSSVPSEIRPHRGGNNGVIKGHMGQSANHRRERGRSENQEEKGLKDSNLPQLVQEIQDKLTKGTVECMICYEMVRRSAPVWSCSSCYSIFHLNCIKKWARVPTSIDMSAEKNQGFNWRCPGCQSVQLTSSKEIQYVCFCGKRTDPPSDLYLTPHSCGEPCGKQLEREVPGKGVSKDDLCPHVCVLQCHPGPCPPCKAFAPPRLCPCGKKTITTRCSDRASVLTCGQHCNKLLDCWRHRCERTCHVGPCDPCQVLVDASCFCKKKVEVVLCGDMTVKGEVKAEDGVFSCSSPCGKMLSCGNHSCSEVCHPGPCGDCNLMPIKIKTCHCGKTSLQEERRSCLDPIPTCSQLCSKSLPCEMHQCQEVCHTGDCPPCLVEVTQKCRCGSTSRSAECFKTTMENEKFTCDKPCGRKKNCGRHRCSERCCPLSNLNNALLGDWDPHFCSMSCGKKLRCGQHSCESLCHSGHCPPCLDTIFTDLTCACGRTSIPPPLPCGTPPPSCQLPCSVPQPCGHTSSHSCHFGDCPPCSVPVAKECIGGHVVLRNIPCGSRDIKCNKLCGKTRQCGMHACGRTCHPPPCDTSCLAEQGSKTSCGQICGAPRRDCRHTCTSLCHPYASCPDSRCDFPVTITCSCGRMTASVPCDSGGSNASFKADIVYEASIVQRLPAPLQPIESTCKNILLGQRKLMCDDECAKRERKRVLADAFDITPPNLDALHFGESSAVSELLSDLLRRDPKWVLSVEERCKYLVLGKSRRATSGLKVHVFCPMLKEKRDVVRMIAERWKLAVQAAGWEPKRFIVVHVTPKSKAPARILGVKGTITVSAPQPPAYEHLVDMDPRLVVSFPDLPRDADISALVLRFGGECELVWLNDKNALAVFNDPARAATARRRLDNGALYHGAIVVHSNGSASMAASGSNAWGGLGTSREGGASAVLMGNPWKKTVTQESGWREDSWGKEEWPGSSTDAPANVWNKKAPIAASVNRWNVLDGDTALGSSASSPRVEESRKQSLGPLNSALDLKASGSSSSSTLEGRPVGVIAETPEVVDDWEKETWKHTLLLSFQSLGVIYGQMSTAPLYVFGTLTAGDIPSEDTVYELFSFIFWTINFISLLKYAFIVLTADDNGEGGTFALYSLLCRHAKVGLLPNESSANDVMHYETGSPFKIKAESRARRAIEKLRCSHYLMLFLALFGCCMTICIGVLTPTLSVYSVSSGIQRSLSDISHRNVPVSTASAILVCLFTLQHYGTRKIGFIFAPIVVVWLFFIGGGGVYNIFHWNKEILLATSPMYMYRFFRNIHIKSWRSLGSIALCVAGSEAMFTSLGHFRRKSIKMTFVCFIYPVLVLSYAGQAAYISKNLDVKDFNHLSQSIPKQMRHWFVAFSLLASVVGSQATITACFSIINQCLALGCFPRVKVIHTSDKIHGQVYIPDINWLLMVLSLLVTIGFHDIIKIGSATGLAVSSGMLVTTCLMSLVIALYWEKSLFESVCCLIFFGSIEVMYVSACMLNFHKGAWYFVVLLALSLTIMLSWHYGTKKKLEFDIQNKVSAEWLTGISPGLGVTRVPGIGFIYSDIVTGIPAFFSHFITNLPAFHQVLIFVSFKSLPMPYVPPSRRYLVGRVGPSNFKIYRCVVRYGYCDPIRDTDNFEEQIISSIGEFICMEENDFDSQNSSEGRMVVIGKPPADGTGSALIPLNDTNSYEMDCVSMASNETRSPLSDAIESGFVPVMRKKVRFILPPNSPQMHVSVREELQELIDARESGTAYFLGQVHLAVRDGSDILKRLLIMTYVFLDKNCREPPVALNIPHAALVEVGMVCCI; encoded by the exons atgagttttcatgtcCAAAATGAGCGAAGGGATAGGTCCAGGTTTCTTGCTCAGCCTGCTACTCAGCCTACTCAGCCTGCTCGTCGAGAGTGGGTGCTGAGAGGTACCAACCCTACCACTGCCACTGCTGCTGTTAACCCGCCTCCAGTCTATCCGAACCCCACCGGCAATGTCAGCCAGCCTAATCCAAGATTTAATCCAAACAACCTGAATGGCAATCTCAGCCAGCCTAATCCAAGATTCAATCCTAACAACCTGAATGGGAATGCTGGCCTGCCTAATCATAGCTCTGTTCCATCAGAGATTCGTCCACACAGAGGAGGAAATAATGGCGTTATTAAAGGCCATATGGGCCAGTCAGCGAACCATAGAAGGGAGAGGGGAAGGAGTGAGAATCAGGAGGAAAAGGGATTGAAGGACTCGAATTTGCCCCAGCTTGTGCAAGAAATTCAGGATAAGCTGACAAAGGGCACTGTCGAGTGCATGATTTGTTATGAAATGGTGAGGAGGTCTGCACCTGTTTGGTCCTGCTCAAGCTGTTACTCAATTTTCCATCTGAATTGCATCAAGAAATGGGCTCGAGTTCCCACTTCTATCGACATGTCTGCGGAGAAGAATCAGGGGTTTAATTGGCGGTGTCCTGGATGTCAGTCCGTCCAGCTCACATCTTCAAAGGAGATTCAGTATGTTTGCTTCTGTGGCAAGAGGACAGACCCGCCTTCAGATTTGTATTTGACACCACATTCGTGTGGTGAGCCTTGTGGGAAGCAACTCGAGAGGGAGGTCCCAGGCAAGGGTGTGAGTAAGGATGATCTTTGCCCTCACGTTTGTGTCTTGCAGTGCCACCCAGGTCCATGCCCTCCGTGTAAAGCATTTGCCCCGCCACGTTTATGCCCTTGTGGAAAGAAAACAATCACAACGAGATGTTCCGACCGGGCATCTGTTCTGACTTGTGGTCAGCATTGTAATAAGCTGCTTGATTGTTGGCGTCATCGCTGCGAGCGGACTTGCCATGTGGGTCCTTGTGATCCTTGTCAGGTTCTGGTTGATGCATCCTGCTTTTGCAAGAAAAAGGTGGAGGTTGTTCTCTGTGGAGACATGACTGTTAAGGGAGAGGTGAAAGCAGAAGATGGTGTTTTTTCATGCAGTTCCCCTTGTGGAAAAATGCTTAGTTGCGGTAATCATTCCTGCAGTGAGGTTTGCCATCCAGGGCCGTGCGGAGATTGCAATTTAATGCCAATTAAGATTAAGACATGCCACTGTGGGAAGACAAGCTTGCAAGAGGAACGAAGGAGTTGTTTGGATCCGATTCCAACCTGTTCTCAATTATGTAGCAAGTCCCTCCCTTGTGAGATGCACCAGTGTCAAGAGGTGTGCCATACTGGGGATTGCCCACCTTGTTTGGTTGAAGTGACCCAAAAGTGTCGTTGTGGTTCAACTTCTCGGTCTGCGGAATGCTTTAAAACCACAATGGAGAATGAGAAATTCACTTGTGATAAGCCTTGTGGGCGGAAGAAGAATTGTGGAAGGCACCGGTGCAGCGAGAGGTGCTGTCCTCTTTCTAATTTGAATAATGCTCTCTTGGGGGATTGGGATCCTCACTTTTGCTCTATGTCCTGTGGGAAAAAGTTAAGGTGTGGTCAGCATTCTTGTGAATCGCTTTGTCACAGTGGCCACTGCCCTCCTTGCCTTGATACAATCTTCACGGACTTGACCTGTGCATGTGGGAGGACTTCAATCCCTCCTCCACTGCCATGCGGTACCCCTCCTCCATCATGTCAGCTCCCGTGTTCAGTCCCTCAGCCTTGTGGGCATACATCTTCTCACAGCTGCCACTTTGGAGACTGTCCACCATGTTCGGTGCCTGTGGCAAAGGAGTGCATTGGTGGGCATGTGGTCCTCAGGAACATTCCTTGTGGGTCGAGGGACATCAAATGTAACAAGCTCTGTGGGAAGACAAGGCAGTGTGGTATGCATGCTTGTGGCAGGACTTGTCACCCACCTCCCTGTGATACATCTTGTTTGGCAGAACAAGGTTCAAAAACTTCTTGTGGACAGATATGTGGTGCTCCTAGGAGAGATTGCAGGCATACATGTACTTCACTTTGTCACCCTTATGCTTCTTGTCCTGATAGCAGATGTGATTTTCCTGTCACAATCACTTGTTCTTGTGGCCGGATGACAGCAAGTGTTCCTTGTGATTCCGGTGGCAGCAATGCTAGTTTCAAGGCTGATATTGTTTATGAAGCTTCCATTGTTCAAAGGTTGCCAGCACCACTGCAACCAATTGAATCAACCTGCAAGAATATCCTGCTCGGACAGAGGAAGCTTATGTGTGATGATGAATGTGCTAAGAGGGAGCGGAAACGGGTTCTTGCAGATGCTTTTGATATAACTCCTCCAAATTTGGATGCGCTCCATTTTGGTGAGAGTTCTGCTGTTTCTGAGTTGCTTTCGGACCTTCTTAGACGCGATCCCAAGTGGGTATTATCTGTGGAGGAGAGATGCAAGTACTTGGTGCTCGGCAAGAGTAGACGTGCTACAAGTGGTCTCAAGGTTCATGTTTTCTGCCCGATGCTGAAGGAGAAGAGGGATGTAGTTCGGATGATCGCTGAAAGATGGAAGCTTGCAGTTCAAGCCGCTGGTTGGGAGCCCAAGCGATTTATTGTGGTTCATGTTACACCTAAATCCAAAGCCCCCGCTCGGATACTTGGGGTTAAGGGCACAATAACAGTGAGTGCACCCCAGCCTCCGGCTTATGAACATTTAGTGGACATGGATCCGAGGCTTGTAGTTTCATTCCCAGATCTCCCTAGAGATGCAGATATAAGTGCACTTGTATTGAGGTTTGGTGGGGAGTGTGAGTTAGTCTGGTTGAACGATAAGAATGCATTAGCTGTATTCAATGATCCTGCTCGAGCGGCAACTGCAAGGAGGAGGTTGGATAATGGTGCACTATATCATGGCGCTATTGTTGTTCACTCCAACGGCAGTGCATCTATGGCGGCATCAGGTTCTAATGCTTGGGGTGGATTGGGGACATCTAGGGAAGGAGGAGCTTCTGCAGTGCTGATGGGTAATCCATGGAAGAAGACTGTTACACAAGAGTCCGGTTGGAGGGAAGATTCATGGGGCAAGGAAGAGTGGCCTGGCAGTTCTACAGATGCGCCAGCAAACGTGTGGAATAAAAAAGCACCAATTGCTGCCTCAGTAAATCGATGGAATGTACTGGACGGTGACACGGCATTGGGCTCATCCGCTTCATCTCCCAGAGTTGAGGAATCTAGAAAACAGTCTTTGGGTCCATTGAATTCGGCCTTGGACTTGAAAGCAAGTGGTTCGAGTTCGAGTTCCACTTTGGAAGGGCGGCCTGTTGGTGTTATTGCAGAAACACCTGAAGTGGTTGATGACTGGGAGAAG GAGACATGGAAACACACACTTCTTTTGTCATTTCAGAGCCTTGGAGTAATATATGGTCAAATGAGTACTGCTCCCTTGTACGTCTTCGGGACATTGACTGCAGGCGATATCCCATCAGAGGATACCGTTTATGAACTATTCTCCTTCATTTTCTGGACTATTAACTTCATCTCTTTACTCAAGTATGCATTTATAGTATTAACAGCTGATGACAATGGAGAAG GTGGTACTTTTGCTTTGTATTCACTTCTGTGTAGGCATGCCAAAGTTGGTTTGCTTCCAAATGAAAGTAGTGCTAATGACGTTATGCATTATGAGACGGGAAGTCCTTTCAAGATAAAGGCAGAATCAAGGGCTCGAAGAGCCATAGAAAAACTTAGATGTAGCCATTATTTGATGCTGTTCCTGGCTCTTTTCGGTTGCTGCATGACAATTTGCATTGGGGTGCTTACCCCAACTCTTTCTG TCTATTCAGTTTCATCTGGAATTCAAAGATCATTGTCGGATATTTCACACAGAA ATGTCCCGGTTTCCACTGCATCTGCTATATTGGTGTGCCTCTTCACACTACAGCACTACGGGACTCGTAAAATTGGGTTTATTTTTGCTCCAATTGTCGTCGTTTGGCTGTTCTTTATTGGTGGAGGGGGTGTATATAACATTTTCCACTGGAACAAAGAAATTCTCCTTGCTACATCCCCCATGTACATGTACAGATTTTTCAGGAATATTCACATCAAAAGTTGGAGGTCATTAGGCAGCATTGCTTTATGTGTAGCAG GATCGGAAGCAATGTTCACATCTCTAGGTCATTTCAGAAGGAAATCAATCAAG ATGACATTTGTATGCTTCATATATCCAGTCCTAGTTTTAAGCTACGCCGGTCAGGCTGCATATATCTCCAAAAACTTGGATGTTAAAGATTTCAATCATCTCAGTCAATCCATACCTA AACAAATGCGCCACTGGTTTGTAGCATTTTCCCTTCTTGCTTCTGTTGTGGGAAGCCAGGCAACCATAACAGCATGTTTCTCCATTATAAATCAGTGCCTGGCACTTGGTTGTTTTCCGAGAGTAAAAGTTATTCATACATCAGATAAGATACACGGGCAGGTCTACATTCCTGATATCAACTGGCTATTGATGGTTCTAAGCCTCCTTGTTACGATTGGTTTCCATGATATTATCAAAATTGGTAGCGCGACAG GTTTGGCTGTAAGTTCTGGAATGCTTGTAACGACTTGTCTCATGTCACTCGTAATTGCGCTATACTGGGAGAAAAGTTTGTTTGAGTCCGTCTGCTGTCTAATATTCTTTGGATCCATTGAGGTGATGTATGTATCGGCTTGTATGTTGAATTTTCACAAGGGAGCTTGGTATTTTGTTGTCCTTTTGGCTTTGTCCTTGACTATCATGCTTTCATGGCATTACGGAACCAAGAAGAAGCTCGAATTTGATATACAAAACAAGGTCTCTGCAGAATGGCTCACAGGCATTAGCCCCGGCCTAGGAGTTACTAGGGTACCCGGGATTGGTTTCATTTATAGTGATATAGTGACAGGAATTCCAGCTTTCTTCTCACACTTCATTACCAATCTTCCAGCGTTTCACCAAGTTTTGATTTTCGTGTCCTTCAAGTCTCTGCCAATGCCTTATGTCCCTCCAAGTCGGAGGTATCTTGTTGGCAGGGTTGGCCCGAGCAATTTTAAGATATATCGCTGTGTTGTGAGATATGGATATTGTGATCCTATTAGGGACACTGATAATTTTGAAGAACAGATTATTAGTTCGATTGGTGAATTCATTTGCATGgaagaaaatgattttgattCCCAAAATTCATCCGAAGGAAGAATGGTGGTTATTGGAAAGCCACCAGCTGATGGAACCGGAAGTGCTTTGATTCCTTTGAATGATACTAATTCATATGAGATGGACTGTGTAAGTATGGCGAGCAACGAAACTCGGTCTCCATTAAGTGATGCAATCGAGAGTGGTTTTGTGCCGGTGATGAGAAAAAAAGTCCGGTTCATTTTGCCTCCGAATAGTCCGCAAATGCACGTATCTGTGAGGGAGGAGCTGCAAGAACTGATTGATGCTAGGGAGAGTGGGACTGCATACTTCTTAGGGCAGGTGCATTTAGCAGTGCGTGACGGATCAGACATTCTAAAGCGATTGCTGATCATGACTTATGTGTTTCTTGATAAAAATTGCAGAGAGCCTCCAGTTGCACTCAATATTCCTCATGCTGCTCTTGTTGAGGTTGGCATGGTCTGTTGCATATGA
- the LOC137709798 gene encoding homeobox protein KNOX3-like: MEDDLSSSSHKEKEKEANIEDHEILKKKISTHPLYGLLIENHLDCLKVSGINGELEANDGCGDMKQLDYNCNANLGVLGHSDLDHFMEAYCLALGKLKAAMEEPRQKSMEFITNMQLQLEDLTNNSHLPDQPAPASLSGES; encoded by the exons ATGGAAGATGATTTGAGTAGTTCTAGTCACaaggagaaggaaaaagaagcaAATATTGAAGATCATGAGATTCTCAAAAAGAAAATCTCTACTCATCCTTTATATGGTTTGTTGATTGAAAATCACTTGGACTGCTTgaag gtTAGTGGAATCAACGGCGAACTAGAGGCAAATGATGGCTGCGGAGATATGAAACAGCTTGACTACAACTGCAATGCAAATTTAGGCGTGCTTGGACATTCTGACCTCGATCACTTCATG GAAGCATATTGCTTGGCACTTGGGAAGCTGAAAGCAGCAATGGAGGAACCTCGGCAGAAGTCCATGGAGTTCATAACTAACATGCAGTTGCAACTTGAGGATCTCACAAACAACTCCCATCTACCTGATCAACCTGCACCCGCCTCACTTTCTG GTGAAAGCTAG
- the LOC137710731 gene encoding dihydropyrimidine dehydrogenase (NADP(+)), chloroplastic-like, producing the protein MASFSFTQIKGNTPVAEFSRRTRPELGSIRPSRVGFRVLASESKAEPDLSVTVNGLHMPNPFVIGSGPPGTNYTVMKRAFDEGWGAVIAKTVSLDAEKVKNVTPRYARLRVDGNGSAKGQIIGWQNIELISDRPLEIMLKEFKQLKEEYPDRILIASIMEEYSKAGWEELIDRVEQTGVDALEINFSCPHGMPERRMGAAVGQDCALLEEVCGWINAKATVPVWAKMTPNITDITQPARVALSSGCEGVAAINTIMSVMGINLTTLRPEPCVEGYSTPGGYSAKAVHPIALAKVMNIAKLMKSEFGDMDYSLSGIGGVESGGDAAEFILLGANTVQVCTGVMMHGYGVVKKLCSELKDFMKQHNFSSIEDFRGASLEYFTTHTDLVTRQQEAIKQRKAIRKGLQSDKDWTGDGFVKETESMVSN; encoded by the exons ATGGCGTCTTTCAGCTTTACGCAGATCAAAGGCAACACCCCAGTTGCTGAGTTTTCCAGAAGGACTCGTCCTGAGCTGGGTTCGATTCGGCCTAGCAGAGTTGGGTTCAGGGTGTTGGCCTCCGAGAGCAAGGCGGAGCCTGATCTTAGTGTTACTGTTAATGGGTTGCACATGCCCAACCCGTTCGTTATCGGGTCGGGTCCGCCAGGGACTAACTATACGGTGATGAAGAGGGCCTTTGATGAAGGCTGGGGTGCTGTGATTGCCAAAACT GTATCACTAGATgcagaaaaagtaaaaaatgtcACTCCTCGATATGCTCGGCTACGAGTAGATGGAAATGGCTCTGCCAAAGGGCAAATTATTGGGTGGCAGAACATAGAACTGATCAGTGATCGACCTCTTGAAATTATGTTGAAAGAATTTAAGCAACTAAAAGAAGAGTATCCAGATAGGATTCTGATTGCTTCAATTATGGAGGAATACAGCAAAGCTGGCTGGGAGGAACTTATTGACCGTGTTGAGCAAACTGGAGTT GATGCCCTTGAAATCAATTTTTCTTGTCCTCATGGTATGCCAGAGCGCAGGATGGGTGCTGCGGTTGGTCAAGACTGTGCACTTCTGGAAGAAGTCTGTGGCTGGATCAATGCCAAAGCCACAGTTCCTGTTTGGGCAAAGATGACTCCTAACATTACTGACATCACACAG CCAGCTAGAGTGGCTCTGAGCTCAGGATGTGAGGGCGTGGCGGCTATTAATACCATCATGAGTGTAATGGGGATCAATCTAACTACCTTACGGCCTGAGCCTTGTGTGGAGGG ATACTCAACTCCTGGGGGCTATTCGGCTAAAGCAGTTCATCCGATTGCATTGGCAAAAGTGATGAACATAGCAAAATTAATGAAATCAGAGTTTGGTGATATGGATTACTCGCTTTCTGGTATTGGGGGTGTTGAGTCAGGTGGCGATGCTGCTGAGTTCATTCTTCTTGGAGCAAATACTGTTCAG GTGTGCACCGGGGTCATGATGCACGGATATGGTGTTGTGAAGAAACTTTGTTCCGAGCTGAAGGATTTTATGAAACAGCACAATTTCTCATCCATTGAAGATTTCAGGGG GGCTTCCCTCGAATACTTTACAACACATACAGATTTAGTAACAAGACAACAGGAAGCAATCAAACAGAGGAAAGCCATCCGGAAAGGATTGCAATCTGATAAAGACTGGACAGGAGACGGTTTCGTGAAAGAGACCGAGAGCATGGTTTCCAACTAA
- the LOC137711016 gene encoding mitogen-activated protein kinase kinase 9-like, with protein sequence MKGFSFHFISSQYNSPLRTPPTQPPQIQMGLIRERRQLKLRLPLPDISERQPRFSVPLPPTAPTTAVTTNTSSCAAISAADLERLEVLGHGNGGTVYKVSHKRTSANYAYKLVQGDSDPTVRRQLFREMEILRRTDSPYVVHCHGIFEQPSGDIGILMEYMDSGTLETLLKSNGTFSEPKLAYVARQVLNGLNYLHTHKIIHRDIKPTNLLVNSHMEVKIADFGVSKIMCRTLDACNSYVGTCAYMSPERFDPDTYGGNYNGYASDIWSLGLTLMELYMGHFPFLPPGQRPDWATLMCAICFGEPPTLPEGVSEEFRSFMECCLQKESGKRWSAAQLLTHPFVCKDTVRM encoded by the coding sequence ATGAAAGGGTTCtcctttcatttcatttcatctcAATACAACTCTCCACTCCGCACTCCACCAACACAACCACCGCAAATCCAAATGGGTCTCATCCGTGAACGCCGCCAGCTAAAGCTTCGCCTCCCCCTGCCCGACATCTCCGAGCGCCAGCCCCGTTTCTCTGTCCCCCTCCCTCCCACCGCCCCCACCACCGCCGTCACCACCAACACTTCCTCCTGTGCCGCTATCTCCGCTGCTGACCTCGAGAGACTCGAAGTCCTCGGCCATGGAAACGGCGGCACCGTCTACAAGGTCAGCCACAAGCGGACTTCAGCCAACTACGCTTACAAACTCGTCCAAGGTGACTCCGACCCCACTGTCCGCCGTCAGCTCTTCCGCGAGATGGAAATCCTCCGCCGCACAGACTCTCCCTACGTCGTCCACTGCCACGGAATCTTCGAACAGCCCTCCGGTGACATCGGGATTCTCATGGAGTACATGGACTCCGGCACCCTCGAGACCTTGCTTAAATCCAATGGCACCTTCTCCGAGCCAAAACTTGCCTACGTGGCGCGGCAAGTTCTTAACGGCCTCAACTACCTCCACACCCACAAAATCATTCACCGCGACATCAAACCAACAAATCTTCTAGTAAACAGTCACATGGAAGTAAAAATCGCCGACTTCGGCGTGAGCAAGATCATGTGCCGAACGTTGGACGCCTGCAACTCCTACGTCGGAACTTGCGCTTACATGAGCCCGGAGAGATTCGACCCGGATACGTACGGCGGCAATTACAACGGCTACGCCAGTGACATATGGAGTTTGGGGCTGACCCTGATGGAGCTCTACATGGGTCACTTCCCGTTCTTGCCTCCAGGTCAGAGACCAGACTGGGCCACCCTCATGTGCGCCATATGTTTTGGAGAGCCACCCACCTTGCCGGAGGGGGTGTCCGAGGAGTTTCGGAGCTTCATGGAGTGTTGCTTGCAGAAGGAGTCTGGCAAGAGGTGGTCCGCCGCTCAGCTTCTGACCCACCCGTTCGTCTGTAAAGATACCGTGAGGATGTGA